From a single Candoia aspera isolate rCanAsp1 chromosome 2, rCanAsp1.hap2, whole genome shotgun sequence genomic region:
- the MISP3 gene encoding uncharacterized protein MISP3, with translation MTTEALFLPAFDTGVGHSNQENSEVDEFRQMVGSKDIAKDVSITTEPDNPLISPLEDAISLIAKKNTLEASSNLTQKDTSMEKTSSPVMLSQEINMAPVYNQLNQGQDDSQIKMPNISSEQQKEENTSCQLAQGETSSHPECHDNILNVFPEHSNGISIQEVQGVESRLYHCSDKVPIVPADFLQPLECVQEAIKNPLVHDGATSDIASEQQTSNDVSNQPDQRIEGDAVDHSVQSLEAYSGSPEKPELSSSPKLTPACGEKSEALTSSKSLNLLLLETNSEDQTGERECFISNHSNFDLTAELQGIYHPTNIHEQIKPSYQEITEIDNEEKMPSGQNHQLLLASEDFQGHVNGQFLRKSLEDNVQATEEQVTQDSSCSPNSSSLALADSQLAVDSCCQQRASGTGCDTLPRKLPAQSPVATNDSSGPAHQGLAPVCDRQDREGLTIHESREAGNSDQSQGEVGTESVLESERQKETTRDTEPGENTSQPEGAENLAGANKLDKAFPDSQSLTSTSDPASPKEAACAMVLASAEDLLDARNRANSQGLANATYPDIATEHSGSSPTPREQLLLDATDPTSTRDLVSPADPTPAASTAEEHSVTEGSNCPADTMGNTTHQPENPSHTTETPIEREIRVHLEREELLRRERGLASSRGAQEYVEVCIKPILNQSMTSSIMPKEKERQWAGVQMQREIQRECRREEDLVQLGKVRGTYDRGIPQELQEKKMIFEQHSSPETSDFKKMVHSSSSSNSGTEGARGLTFAEGSRMPNVIILDSGVLAQPQQQMPENTSLASPFFCLHAKSSQSLLEQEVQEVQQRERDLQRLRYALYGSALPCQPAEDSDQVEEVPSPAERPSCKKLDVTWPPPSTSENNQVNGLHQVEKSPRLLRRQRSALIQRWESGAIGNEDSQD, from the exons atgaccacagaagcatTATTCCTGCCTGCTTTTGACACTGGGGTGGGGCACAGCAACCAGGAGAACTCAGAAGTAGATGAATTCAGGCAGATGGTGGGAAGCAAGGACATTGCCAAGGATGTCTCCATAACCACTGAACCCGATAATCCCTTGATATCTCCACTTGAAGATGCCATCAGTCTCATTGCCAAAAAAAATACACTAGAAGCATCATCCAACTTAACACAAAAGGATACCTCTATGGAGAAAACCTCATCTCCAGTCATGCTTTCTCAAGAAATTAATATGGCACCTGTCTACAACCAACTAAATCAGGGGCAGGATGATAGCCAGATCAAAATGCCAAATATCTCCTCAGagcagcagaaagaagaaaatacttcATGTCAGCTGGCACAAGGAGAGACTAGCAGCCATCCTGAGTGTCATGACAATATTTTAAATGTCTTCCCAGAGCACTCAAATGGAATCTCAATACAGGAGGTCCAAGGGGTAGAGAGCAGGCTATATCACTGCTCTGATAAGGTCCCCATTGTGCCTGCTGATTTCCTGCAACCTCTGGAATGtgtccaagaggctataaaaaatCCCCTTGTTCATGATGGAGCTACGTCAGATATTGCTTCAGAGCAACAGACATCCAATGACGTCTCAAATCAGCCAGACCAAAGGATAGAAGGTGATGCTGTAGATCATTCTGTCCAATCTCTTGAAGCATATTCAGGTTCACCAGAGAAACCAGAACTTTCCAGTAGCCCCAAACTAACTCCTGCCTGTGGAGAGAAAAGCGAAGCTCTCACTTCATCTAAATCTCTCAACTTGTTGCTTCTGGAGACCAATTCTGAAGACCAAACTGGGGAGAGAGAATGTTTTATCTCCAATCATTCCAATTTTGATTTGACTGCTGAACTTCAAGGAATATATCATCCTACCAACATTCATGAACAAATAAAGCCAAGCTACCAAGAAATTACAGAGATagataatgaagaaaaaatgcCCAGTGGGCAGAATCATCAGTTACTTTTAGCTTCAGAAGACTTCCAGGGTCATGTCAATGGGCAGTTTTTGAGGAAATCCTTGGAAGATAATGTCCAGGCAACTGAGGAGCAGGTCACCCAAGATTCTTCCTGCAGTCCGAATTCATCTTCCCTGGCATTAGCAGACTCTCAGCTAGCTGTTGACTCATGCTGTCAGCAGAGGGCATCAGGTACAGGTTGTGACACTCTTCCTCGTAAACTGCCAGCACAATCTCCTGTGGCAACCAATGACTCCTCTGGACCTGCCCACCAGGGCCTGGCTCCTGTATGTGACAGGCAAGACAGGGAAGGATTGACTATTCATGAATCAAGAGAAGCCGGCAACAGTGATCAGTCCCAGGGTGAGGTTGGAACAGAGTCTGTGCTGGAATCTGAGAGGCAAAAAGAAACAACCAGGGACACTGAGCCTGGAGAAAATACCAGCCAGCCAGAGGGGGCAGAGAATCTGGCTGGTGCCAACAAACTGGACAAAGCCTTTCCTGACTCACAAAGCCTGACTAGTACAAGTGATCCAGCTAGTCCCAAAGAGGCAGCTTGTGCAATGGTTTTAGCCAGTGCTGAAGATCTGCTAGATGCCAGGAACAGAGCAAACTCTCAAGGTTTAGCTAATGCAACATATCCAGATATTGCTACAGAGCATTCTGGCTCCAGTCCAACACCAAGGGAGCAATTACTACTCGATGCTACAGACCCCACCAGTACCAGAGATCTGGTGAGTCCAGCAGATCCAACTCCTGCTGCATCTACTGCTGAGGAGCACTCTGTGACTGAAGGATCAAACTGCCCCGCAGACACGATGGGCAATACTACCCATCAGCCTGAGAACCCTTCTCACACTACTGAGACCCCAATTGAGCGAGAAATCCGTGTACACCTAGAAAGGGAAGAACTTCTACGGAGGGAGAGGGGCCTGGCCAGCTCTCGAGGTGCCCAGGAATATGTGGAAGTGTGCATCAAACCTATCCTGAACCAAAGCATGACATCCTCCATAATGCCAAAGGAGAAGGAGCGTCAGTGGGCTGGTGTCCAGATGCAGCGGGAGATTCAACGGGAGTGTCGGCGTGAAGAGGACCTTGTGCAGCTGGGCAAGGTGAGAGGCACCTATGACCGTGGTATACCCCAAGAACTGCAGGAGAAGAAGATGATCTTTGAGCAACATTCCAGCCCTGAGACATCAGACTTCAAAAAGATGgtacacagcagcagcagcagcaacagcggCACGGAAGGTGCAAGGGGGCTGACTTTTGCTGAGGGCAGTCGCATGCCCAACGTGATCATCCTGGACTCTGGTGTTCTAGCACAACCACAGCAGCAGATGCCAGAGAACACCTCCTTGGCTAGCCCCTTCTTCTGCTTGCATGCCAAAAGCTCTCAGTCTCTGTTGGAGCAGGAGGTCCAGGAGGTCCAGCAACGAGAACGGGACCTGCAGAGGCTGAGGTATGCCCTGTATGGCTCAGCATTGCCTTGCCAGCCAGCAGAAGACTCAGATCAAGTTGAGGAAGTCCCCTCCCCAGCAG AGAGACCTTCCTGCAAGAAGCTGGATGTCACTTGGCCCCCTCCAAGCACTTCAGAGAACAACCAGGTGAATGGCCTCCATCAG GTGGAAAAAAGCCCTCGACTTCTGCGTCGCCAGAGGAGTGCCTTAATCCAGCGTTGGGAGTCTGGAGCTATTGGCAATGAGGACAGCCAGGATTAG